In Campylobacter showae CSUNSWCD, one genomic interval encodes:
- the acpP gene encoding acyl carrier protein — MAIFEDVRDVVVEQLSVAPDAVKLESKIIEDLGADSLDVVELVMALEEKFEVEIPDSDAEKLITINDVVSYIEKLNK, encoded by the coding sequence ATGGCAATATTTGAGGACGTAAGAGACGTAGTAGTTGAGCAACTAAGCGTAGCTCCGGATGCGGTAAAGCTTGAGTCTAAGATTATCGAGGATTTGGGAGCAGACTCGCTTGACGTAGTTGAGCTGGTTATGGCTCTTGAGGAGAAATTTGAGGTAGAGATACCTGATAGCGACGCTGAGAAGCTGATCACTATAAACGACGTCGTAAGCTATATCGAGAAACTAAACAAATAA
- a CDS encoding beta-ketoacyl-ACP synthase II: MKRVVVTGIGMINALGLDKDSSFKAICEGKTGVKKITSFDASDFPVQIAAEITDFDPLSVMDAKEVKKVDRFIQLGIKAAKEAMADANFGEFDAENFGVSSAAGIGGLPNIEKNSNILLGKGSRRISPFFIPSALVNMLGGIVSIEHGLKGPNISSVTACAASTHAIIEAAKTIMIGEAQKMLVVGSESTVCGVGIGGFAAMKALSTRNDDPQTASRPFDKDRDGFVMGEGSGALVLEEYESAKARGAKIYAEVVGFGESGDAYHITSPSLEGPLSAMKKALKMAGNLQIDYINAHGTSTPTNDKNETAALKALFGSNVPPVSSTKGQTGHCLGAAGAIEAVVSIMAMQEGLIPPTINYTTRDEECDLDYVPNVARKAELNAVMSNSFGFGGTNGSIIFKKI; this comes from the coding sequence TTGAAAAGAGTCGTAGTAACCGGAATTGGGATGATCAATGCTTTAGGGCTCGACAAAGATAGTTCATTTAAGGCTATCTGCGAAGGTAAAACCGGCGTAAAAAAGATAACTTCTTTTGACGCGAGCGATTTTCCAGTTCAGATTGCTGCCGAGATAACGGACTTTGACCCGCTTAGCGTTATGGACGCTAAGGAGGTCAAAAAGGTCGATAGATTTATCCAGCTTGGAATAAAAGCTGCTAAAGAGGCTATGGCTGATGCAAATTTCGGCGAATTCGACGCTGAAAATTTCGGCGTTAGCTCTGCTGCCGGCATAGGCGGTTTGCCTAATATCGAAAAAAACTCCAATATCTTACTTGGAAAAGGCTCAAGACGAATTTCTCCGTTTTTTATACCTTCTGCACTAGTAAATATGCTGGGCGGCATAGTTTCGATAGAGCACGGCTTAAAAGGGCCCAATATCTCTAGCGTAACGGCATGCGCGGCGTCTACTCACGCTATCATTGAGGCTGCTAAAACCATCATGATAGGCGAAGCGCAAAAGATGCTAGTCGTAGGCTCAGAGTCTACGGTTTGCGGCGTAGGTATCGGCGGATTTGCGGCTATGAAAGCACTTTCTACTAGAAACGACGATCCGCAAACGGCATCAAGACCTTTTGATAAGGACAGAGACGGCTTTGTTATGGGCGAAGGTAGCGGTGCACTCGTACTCGAAGAGTATGAAAGCGCTAAGGCCAGAGGCGCTAAAATCTATGCTGAAGTGGTCGGTTTTGGTGAGAGTGGCGATGCATATCACATCACTTCGCCTTCGCTTGAAGGACCGCTTTCTGCGATGAAAAAAGCCTTAAAAATGGCTGGGAATTTACAGATCGACTACATCAACGCGCACGGTACTTCGACACCGACGAACGACAAAAATGAAACCGCAGCCTTGAAGGCTCTTTTTGGTAGCAATGTACCGCCGGTTAGCTCTACTAAGGGGCAAACGGGACACTGCCTAGGTGCGGCTGGCGCGATAGAAGCAGTCGTGTCTATAATGGCTATGCAAGAAGGGCTTATACCGCCTACGATAAACTATACAACAAGAGATGAGGAATGCGATCTAGACTACGTGCCAAACGTGGCTAGAAAAGCTGAGCTAAATGCCGTTATGAGCAACTCTTTTGGATTTGGCGGCACGAATGGCTCTATTATATTTAAGAAGATATAA
- the accA gene encoding acetyl-CoA carboxylase carboxyl transferase subunit alpha: protein MASYLDFEQGIKQIDDDIANARIRGDEHAVEILNKNLEKETAKIYKNLNEFQRLALARHPDRPYAIDYIKGMMRDFYELHGDRAYRDDGAIVCFIGYIGSKKVVVIGEQKGRGTKNKLKRNFGMPHPEGYRKALRIAKMAEKFGLPILFLIDTPGAYPGVAAEERGQSEAIARNLFEFANLKTPMIAVVIGEGGSGGALAIGVADKLAMMRNSVFSVISPEGCAAILWNDPSKQEQATKALKITADDLKSLDLIDDVIEEPINGAHRDKETAVKALASYFITELDKLEKLKVDELLNARIAKILSAGAFEEGK from the coding sequence ATGGCAAGTTATCTAGACTTTGAACAAGGTATCAAGCAAATAGATGATGACATCGCAAACGCGAGAATTCGCGGCGATGAACATGCGGTAGAAATTCTAAATAAAAATTTAGAAAAAGAGACCGCTAAGATTTATAAAAATCTCAACGAATTTCAACGCCTTGCTTTGGCTCGTCATCCGGATCGTCCTTACGCTATCGACTACATCAAAGGCATGATGAGGGATTTTTATGAGCTTCACGGCGATAGAGCGTATCGCGATGATGGGGCGATAGTTTGTTTTATCGGCTATATAGGCTCTAAAAAAGTCGTCGTGATAGGCGAGCAAAAGGGCAGAGGAACTAAAAATAAACTAAAAAGAAATTTTGGTATGCCTCATCCAGAGGGTTACCGCAAGGCATTGCGAATAGCTAAGATGGCTGAGAAATTTGGACTTCCTATACTGTTTTTGATCGATACTCCGGGCGCGTATCCGGGCGTTGCGGCTGAGGAGCGCGGTCAAAGCGAGGCAATCGCTAGAAATTTATTTGAATTTGCAAATTTAAAAACTCCTATGATAGCCGTCGTTATAGGCGAGGGCGGAAGCGGCGGAGCACTGGCTATAGGCGTAGCCGACAAGCTAGCCATGATGCGAAACTCTGTTTTTTCAGTTATCTCGCCAGAGGGTTGCGCGGCTATACTTTGGAACGATCCGTCAAAACAAGAGCAGGCTACGAAGGCGCTAAAAATAACCGCTGACGATCTAAAAAGCTTAGATTTGATAGATGACGTCATAGAAGAGCCGATAAATGGCGCTCACAGAGATAAAGAAACTGCTGTAAAAGCACTTGCAAGCTATTTTATAACCGAATTAGATAAGCTCGAAAAACTCAAAGTAGATGAGCTTTTAAATGCTAGAATAGCCAAAATCCTATCTGCAGGTGCATTTGAAGAAGGCAAATAA